CTGATTTGTGTGATGTTGCACTTCCTTTTGGAGACTTCCCTCAATGTGCATGCCTGGTTGTTTAAAAGAAGCACTGCTAAAGCTAAGTCTGAGcaatcaacaggaaaaaatgggatGTTTCAGAGTGAAGGGGGAACAGGAAAGGATAGGCATGCAGCTGAGAATGAGGTTTTGTGTTTACCTTCAGTCTGGCTAGCTGCATGGCCAGCTGGATTGGGAATTTGTCTGGATGACAAACTGCCTCTTTGCTTGCTGAGTCAGTTCTTAACCAGTCCAGTTATCTAATCTGATGCACCGCATGGTGCACCAACACtcagaggaggggaaagggcagatgggggagggcagggcaagACCTCACCTTTTGAAGGCAGCACGCATTTAGATAAACTTACAGCAATTGTATATTTGGAGCCTAAAATAACAGCAGAGAGGCCAGCTGGAGTATCACTGGGAGAGTGTTAGCAGCAAAGACCAATACTCAGTTTTTAGCTCCTTTGCTCCTTTTACCTGAAGTGATCTGACTATAGAAGTGCAACTTGGCATGTTGATCACATTCTTTGGTTctaaaaatatgtcttttttcttgtgtaatTTTAGGCAAACTATCATGACTCTCAGGATAATGCTGTGGATACAGTCAGTACTGAAATCTTGCCGAGCTGTGCCAGGGAATTAGATTCCTTGCAACAGAAGGTTTGTTATGgaacttcagaatattttccagccttttaCAGTTCGTGCTTTCTGATGATGCTTTTCTGGATAGTATAGAACAGGTGAATTGCTGGCATAACTTGCAAGACACTGTGCGTTATGTAGGGGAACCTCTTTATGCAGAGGAGAGGCTGGAAGTAGTTTGAATTCAATTCTGAATTGCTGCTCTGCCTACCAAGGTCAGTTTCCTGAAACATTTTACAGTGTAACAGAAGTTGATAGGAGCTACACGCTTCTGTCCAGTGTCAGCAGTTTAAACATGCGGTGCCAATGTTACATCCTGCTGCCCAAAAGCCAAGAAACCTGACCTTccattttcaagtttttcagttctgttggATTTTAAGGGGTGGGTTGTAGGCATAGAGAACACATTTGTGGCTGGCCGTAATGTGCCGTGCTGCAGCTCTCAGAAGCTGCTGTAAGAcccccatgctgctgcttcttctgagATCAGGAGGATGCGGTGATGCTTGTGTGGCTACTTGGGCTCTCACTTCCCTCAGCCATTTGGAGACCCAATGGGCTATGTCATTATAATGTTAGTTTAACTACTTAGTACTTTttacagttacttttttttttcctcatgtaaaCTTAAAATTTAAGGAGATCCAGATCTTTAGTTTTTTCTAGTCTTCCTGAGGTTAGTATTCAAACCACATTATGAGCAGATTGAACTGTCCAGTACTGGCGAGTCCCATGGAAAGGACTATCTTCAGTGACTGCTTACACTTTTTATCTGGTTGTACTCATTGTGGGATTATTGCTGAACTAAAGAAATACACCTCTGTTAATCCTGACTTTAATGTGTTGGTAGGGGGGGGTTTCTGCTATGAACAAGCTGGTTTGAGCAAGAAGTGAATAAAAGTGTCTTTATATTGCAGATTGCAGATTGTGAGAAGAGGAATGCAAAATTACGTGAAAGCCgtagcttttatatttttaagcgATACTTGAATAAGATTTTAAATGAAGCTGGAAAACTAGGCCTTGTAAGTATTTGAGcagtcattaaaaattaatgcacagaatcacagcatggtcagggctggaagggacctctggagaccatcttGTCcacccccctgctaaagcagcatCACCTGGAGGAGGTTGCCCACAATTGcgtccaggtgggtttgaatgtctccagagaaggagactgcccagcctctctgggcagcttgtgCTGGGGCTCTGacaccctcaaggtaaagaaattcttcctcatattcagatgggAATTCCCGTGTTACAGTTGGTGCCCGTtgccttgtcctgtcgctgggcaccatgaacagagcctggccccgtcctaTTAACACTtgcccttaaggtatttgtagacgTTGATGAGAtcctctctcagccttctcttctccaggctgaacagccccagctctctcagcctttgcCCATAAgggggatgctccagcccctcatcaTCTGTGTAGCCCTCCCCCGGACCTGCCCTCTCAAGTAGtcccctgtctctcttgaactggggagcccagaactggacacagtgtCCCCAGAtacagcctcaccagggcagagtagaatCTGTATTACTACTTCATGTGGTTTTCACAGTTATCAAgtactttaaattaaaatgaagggaACTAAATTGCCAAGGAAAAAATGATAGAGGTATATGCATCCAGTGTTGCTGTTGGTTCGTAGTGTTTGCTCAGGACAGTTGCTGTTTGGTCTATAAAGCATCCAAAGGAAGACGTGATTTCAGAGTATGTATCTACATATCTGTTGCTGGGATGCAGCCTGTTCAGTTCATGCTAATGGTTGTTAAACTTGAAAGAGccagattttgtttgtttgtttgtagtAGACCTTTTAGGCCTTTGTTTTAGACTCTACCATGTGAACCATCTAGGAATAGCAGCTTATTAGAGTTTGCATATAAGAATCACTTTACTACTTTCTTTGTTATATTGTctttggagatatttttttttctattcagagATAGGGGAATAAATTTTTGGCagtaactgaaattaaatttaacaaAGAAATCATACCTGGCGATGTAAGATttcttatttcagtatttaatgGCTTCTATCTGTATTACCTAGCCATGATCAAGGCACACATAGCGCATTCGTAATTACTTGTTAATGAGAAGTGGTTCTAAAATTTCAGTAACAGGTGAGATAactcacttcatttttttttttaggattttgcGTAGAATTAGACTAGTAGAAACCAGCTGAATTTGTGTTTTATGTAGTTTAGAAGAATGAACAAAAAGGTTATAGAATCAGTGTGCACCCTGTCCCATGCCTTCATCCTGTAGTCTGCTTCAAAAAGGTGCTGCTACATAATGAAGGGTATATAATCGGATTTTTGGCTAGGGAtacaggtttttgtttgtaCAATGAAGGGTATATAATCATATTTTTGGCTAGGGACACAGTTTTTCATTTGTACTTCTATTTCCAATAAGCAGCTTTTAACTATTACTCATAACAATTATTATTAACCATTATTTAACCATTATTGCTTTTAACGCAGCCTGAAGAAAATGTGGGCCATGTCCATTATGATGCTGAGATCATCCTTACAAAACAGACATATTTGGAGATCCTCAGGTTTCTCAATGAGGAGACTTGGCAGTCAGGTGCTGTGGATGATGCACTTAGTGATATTTTGGTCAATTTTAAGCACCATGATTATGAAGCTTGGCACTGGAGATTTGAAGACAGTTTTGGAATTGATCTGTATACTATGTTTCTggtaagagaagaagaaagggggttttgttgtttttgaaTTGCCgttttctccagtttctttGTGCAAGTCTAGGCACTGAATATTACCATGTCAACTCCACGTGTAAAGCAGTACTTTCCACTGTACTTGCAGGGAGTCGCTTTTTGTTTCATGGTTGCTGGAGGCAGAGGTGATATATTCACTTGGAGGAAGAACTCGGGGTTTTTATTCCTGTGGTCATCTTTTCTTATTGTAGCTTTGTGGTGTTTTCtgatgtgctttcttttttctctttctgctttatatCTGTGTTGTGTGACTCATTAGACTCCAGTACTTTGTTGCCACTTAAACTGACAACTCGTGCGTTACAAATTTTCTAGATTTGTCTCTCAGTCAAATAGATGCTGAAGCTGTCAgcttctgcaggagctggaaTATATTTATATTGAGACAAGTAGATATTTGAGTTCTTACCAAGCTAGAGGTTTTTGTGAAttttgtggggaaaagaaattttagtgTTGGAGAGGAGCAGAATGCGACTGTGAAAATGTCATGTTCTCTAAAATGGAATTACAAGAGCTAAGGATCTGTAATAAGCTGAAGCTCTCTGAATAAATCTTTACAATTCAGAATGTGCTAACATTTTATGCTGACATAATCTTGAAAGTAGCCTGTCTAGTTTTGAGGGGGTCAATGGAAGCCAAATGAGAAAAGCAAGCGGCCGGTGGCATAGCCTTGCTGTTAGGGGTCCTGGAACAGAAAGAGACTGTGAAGTGCTTCTCTGACGTCTTCCTGCTTTTACCCAAACTGTAACTTTGTTACTTCACCAaactgcaggagctggcagcaggtgTTCCCAGGCACATACTACTCAAGCAGTAAATTAACCaattataattttaaagcatGGTAGGTaacataaggaagaaaaaagtaaatatgacAAGAAAGAAACGAGCAACTGCAATGTAAGGCTGTGGTAGGAATGACTTCTACTAATAATAGTGTGACACTTTTCTGCCTTGGTACTGCTGTAGATATGCTGTGAAAGTAAGGAAAAATTATCTCAGCTGTTCTGTGTAAATGATGCTAGTAAAAACAAAAGTTGGAAGTTCCTTCATGTTCCTTACTGGTAGTAAGCTTGGAAAATTCCCAATCTGGatcataattttttcctattctcTCTTTCAGATACTCTTGTGCTTAGTGTGCATTGTAATTGTAATAGCTACAGAGCTCTGGACACCTATTCATTGGTTTTTTCAAGTAAAACGACTTTTATTAGTAAGTTTACCCATCAGTTTTGCATGGAATTGGCTTTACTTGTATAAGGTAAGTTGTTCTGAAATCTTAATGTCTTTTAGTCTTAAAATTCCACAGTTATGAGGGAATCATGGTTATTTAGTTCCTTTAGTGAGTTTATATAAAGCAATAATTGACAGCAAAGTAAATAAAGGgatcaacattttattttgcatgtggACAGGTGTATTAGGCTTAAAGAGTAAAAGAAACCCTGCCAACTTTTATCCGGTCACAGAGGTGCACAAAATTCATAAAGCAGTAGAACTGTGATTTTACTGCATGGACAAGGGAGACGTAAAATGTCTAAAGCAGTTTGGTAGAAAAGTCTTACAAAAATTTACTGTGGGGAGTTTTTCCTTAAGATTTCCTCGCTGAAACTAATGTGAGATGGACGAGCTATCAATACCTTGTTGATGATACAAGTGTCTGACTGTGCACTGGTATTGGTTTTAATGAGGAGGAATTTATGCTACTAGGTCATAGCCCAGCCACAAAATCTTGGTCCTCAGTCTTGTCTTCAGCATTTAACTGCAGCTTGTCACACCTGGGAATAGCAGAGTGCCAGGGTGGGGTGGCTCTTGAGCACAAGTGGACTGCCATGCGGAGGGCTTTGATTGAGCCAGTGAAGAATGTCAGGAGTTCAACAGATTActtaactttttctgtttgattatCAGTTGCAAACTCTAAGGCAAAATTATAATGAATACAggtattttttcaaataaaaaaaataagagtatGTCCTGATGTTTTTAATTAGTAACTGCATGGCAGCTGTCTCTGGTTTTAATCCTGGAGCTTTAAGGAAACAAGATGTCACCAGATTACTTTCACCCTGAACTTGTACCTTTGAATGTTGAAGTCTGCTCTTTTAGTAATTCAGACTCTGTTTGGAGAGTAACTCAGAGGGAGCCATCTCGGTAGTGTTTATCCATTCCCAGGAAGTTCTTAAAACGTAACTCTTAAATTGTTCAGGTAGCAAACTTCTCTTAATACAGATTTACCAGGGTAATTATCTCAAACCTGCTAAAATCAGACATTGTTAGCTCAGGGGCAGTGCTACGTGGACACAGGTGTTCTGTGTCCGGGGCCAccttgttttgcattttacaaataattccTATCCTTTTGCAGCTGGCCTTTGCGCAGCATCAAGCAGAAATTGCGAAAATGGGGAAGTTTGATAATATCTGTGCTGAGAAGTTGGACTGGGGGGAAAGTCTTATTggtaaatatttgtttcattattttgtaataGTATTTAAGATCACAAAATATTCAGTAATAGTATCCAAGAATACTCTGATTTCTTCATTGACTTTTCTTCAGCAATACATGAATATGTAGTTGTGCCATTTTTCCACTCTACAAGACTTTATTTTCTAGGCCTTGGGAGAAGAGCTGACCACAAAACCGTGCTTAGAGCATGTGATGGTGTTACTACTTTTCCTTATATCATACCCTGTGAGTGTTTCCTCAACTGCCCTCTCCCAGTACCATTCAGTGCCCTTTATTGAAGGTAGGAGGGCAgaattcaagaaaaaatgtattttttttccatctggcAGGCCTGCAAGTACAATGAACTTCAGAAATTAGATCTTTAACTACTTACTCAAGTGTTACTATTTTAGAGAGAAAGCTGAATTTATTACCCATTATTTGTTATCCATTGCTACAGCATGTAGATTAATGGTGGCAACTCTTAATGAGTGCTGATTATGGTCTTTCCTTTATAATTGATTGTGATTGCTCTGTTCATGTCTGATTTCTATGGTTTATGTTCTGACTGCACTAAAATCAAACTACAGAAACACTGATGTCATAAATTACTTGTTTATAACTTACAAGTCCCCTTAAGGAGTAAGGCTTTCTGCTTATAACTAAAATAGTCCCTTGAAATCTAGGAAGCAAAATCTGAGCTTTGAACCATATCTGGAAAGGTTTTCTTACATCTATAATTGAAATGCTAATTTCTGTATATACTGTATAGCTTACTATTCTGTATGGCTACTGTgtcataaaatatattttttacaagTAGTAAAAACATGTCTGTGCTTTGTCTACAGAATGGCTCAGAAGTAAATGGACTTTTCAGGATGATCCCTGTCAAAAGTACTATGAAACTCTGCTAGTAAATCCTGTTTTGCTGGTTCCACCGACAAAGGTATACACCAAGCCCAAAGAGCCCATTTATGCTTAACTTTGTAATCAATGactacattatttttctatttgtatttttctaggCATTCACAGTTACTTTCACCAACTTTGTAACTGAGCCTCTAAAGCACATAGGACAAGGTATTGGTGAATTCATCAAAGCACTTATGAAGGAGATACCATTTATTCTGCAGGTTCCAGTGCTAATTATGATGGCTTTGTCTGTTGTGGTTTGTATACATTTCTCTTATATTTAAaagctctgttttattttttatatactaAACTTATTTATAATTATCTATGATATCTTGTACTACTGAACAGATTTCTTAGCatgcacaaaattatttctacaaGGGATTTTTCTTGACAAAATCTTCATAGTACAGTTGGTTTAGCAATTCAAATAGGTTAAGTTTCTATTTAAACCACATCTCACAAGCAGGATAAAATGTTAGACTGGTTAAAATCTTAAGATTCTCTGACAGTTTATTGCAGCTTGGTTCCCATTATTACACAGGGATGTATATTATTGGCATTTTGTACACCAAGCATTGAGTTAGAGCCTTTAACATCTTTACTGTAGCACCAAGATGAACTACATCCAGTCTGGCAGCCTGTAGTGTGCTCAGACTGCAGAAACCTTGAATTTTACTGTAGGCGTTTTGATCACCCAAGGTTTTCTCTCAGTGCTTTTCAGACACATGATTTTGAATTCTGTGTGAAAAACataaactgcaaatattttgctttctcctttccccccctGCAGGCTTTCTGCTATGGTGCAGGATCATCAGTGTCTATGTTAAGATACTTAACATCTTTTCAGAAGAAGAGCCTTCCTTCACCTGACAGTCAACAGGAGAAAATAGACTTTGGGCAATACGATGGGAGTAAATCAGATGGCTGTTATTTGCAGAAGCCTCCTTGCATTTGCAGAGGACCTTATAACAGAGGAGCTGCTCCTGTAAGAGCAGGAAATGGCAGCAGAAGTCCTGATGTTGTGCATACAGGCAATGAGCCAGACAAGCAAGTAGAAGAGTCTCACAAACCAGAACCTGGTGTATGTTAGTCCTGGTGCTCTTTGAGCTGGGattaaattaaatgtgttttaatgtCACCTGCTAGAACATGTTTAAACAACAAGCCTAACCCAGAGTCTGGGGAGAGAGTAGATTAGGGGAACTACAAGGTACGTCCTTTAGAACAGTTTGGTAGAGGTGTCTTGGGCATGTTTTGTTCTGGAAAAACACTCTGCAGTTGCTCACTCTGGCAGGAAACTACTGAATTAAAAACCCTCTACATCAAAGACTTAAATAAGTTATATTTTGAGAGATCAGTACTTATGTCAACCTGGTTGACACAATTACCCACAGAAGAAAggcgggggaaaaaaagcagtgctgaCTTTTTTTGTAAACTGTAGAACATTAAAAACAGACTTACACTCTAGATTGTGCTTGTTTACATGTATTgcttccccaggaaaaaaagacagcgGTCATGGCTTTGGGGTGGTTCTGGCCATTGAGCTGAGATGCACCTGAAGCACTAGATGCCATCACTTTGGATTGCTTTCTTAATAGCttcttattaatttttacagaaCAGGTTGCACTCTGAGTCTGAAGTTTGTAGACTAGAAACTATCACAGCTGAAAACCTTACTGAAGGACATGCACttgagcagcagaaacaggagaCAGGCAAAGCAGAGCGAGAGACTGGAGAAAACTGTGATCCTAATAAAAACCTAGAAGGGAAAAGTTCTGCAATGGAACCAtgtgaagcaaagaaaaagcagttcctGTGACTTACAGGAAGGAGACTAAGGAAGCCCTGTAAGCCGTTGCTGTAAGTATCATCTAATCTTCAGTTGTCACATACTTGCTAGTTGTGCGGTAGCtctcaaatgcagaaaagagaATGTCAGTGACCTGATAGGAACTCGTCTTGCGTCAGAGCATTAGCATGCATACCTGTGAGGTGGGGTTTTAAAAACCAAGAACAAGTATACCTGCTGTTTCTGGAATTTGAGATAGATGTGTAAGTAAAAAGTAAGATAATACCACTTTAAGTGGCAAAGAAAACCACTTGCGGGGTGTTGGCTTTTG
Above is a window of Falco biarmicus isolate bFalBia1 chromosome 11, bFalBia1.pri, whole genome shotgun sequence DNA encoding:
- the CLCC1 gene encoding chloride channel CLIC-like protein 1 isoform X2, with translation MWLPLVLCAAVLLGSGKVQDDEWIDPTDMLNYDAASGTMRRPYKANYHDSQDNAVDTVSTEILPSCARELDSLQQKIADCEKRNAKLRESRSFYIFKRYLNKILNEAGKLGLPEENVGHVHYDAEIILTKQTYLEILRFLNEETWQSGAVDDALSDILVNFKHHDYEAWHWRFEDSFGIDLYTMFLILLCLVCIVIVIATELWTPIHWFFQVKRLLLVSLPISFAWNWLYLYKLAFAQHQAEIAKMGKFDNICAEKLDWGESLIEWLRSKWTFQDDPCQKYYETLLVNPVLLVPPTKAFTVTFTNFVTEPLKHIGQGIGEFIKALMKEIPFILQVPVLIMMALSVVAFCYGAGSSVSMLRYLTSFQKKSLPSPDSQQEKIDFGQYDGSKSDGCYLQKPPCICRGPYNRGAAPNRLHSESEVCRLETITAENLTEGHALEQQKQETGKAERETGENCDPNKNLEGKSSAMEPCEAKKKQFL
- the CLCC1 gene encoding chloride channel CLIC-like protein 1 isoform X1, producing the protein MWLPLVLCAAVLLGSGKVQDDEWIDPTDMLNYDAASGTMRRPYKANYHDSQDNAVDTVSTEILPSCARELDSLQQKIADCEKRNAKLRESRSFYIFKRYLNKILNEAGKLGLPEENVGHVHYDAEIILTKQTYLEILRFLNEETWQSGAVDDALSDILVNFKHHDYEAWHWRFEDSFGIDLYTMFLILLCLVCIVIVIATELWTPIHWFFQVKRLLLVSLPISFAWNWLYLYKLAFAQHQAEIAKMGKFDNICAEKLDWGESLIEWLRSKWTFQDDPCQKYYETLLVNPVLLVPPTKAFTVTFTNFVTEPLKHIGQGIGEFIKALMKEIPFILQVPVLIMMALSVVAFCYGAGSSVSMLRYLTSFQKKSLPSPDSQQEKIDFGQYDGSKSDGCYLQKPPCICRGPYNRGAAPVRAGNGSRSPDVVHTGNEPDKQVEESHKPEPGNRLHSESEVCRLETITAENLTEGHALEQQKQETGKAERETGENCDPNKNLEGKSSAMEPCEAKKKQFL